The genomic window CACCGAGTTCGACACGAGGCCGAGGATCTGGCCGTACACGGGCAGCCCGCCGAACATCGCGTCGGCGATGTCGTCCCAGTTCATACGTGGTCCTCGTCCGCGTGATGGTGGTGGGATGCCTCGGCATCGGGCGCGCCGACCACGACGAGCCGGTCGCCCGCGCGCAGGACGAACACCGGTGCACCGTACAGGTCGGTCAGCACGCGCGAGTTCAGCACCTCGTCGGGCGTGCCCAGCGTGAAGCGGCCGTTGGCGAGGTAGAGGATGCGGTCGACCTTGCTGAGGACCGGATTGATGTCGTGGGTCACGAGGAGGACCGCGGCATCCTTCTCCCGGCGATGCCGGTCGATGAGACCGATGACCGCCTGCTGGTTGGCCAGGTCGAGGCTCGTCAGCGGCTCGTCGCACAGGAGCAGGCCCGGCTCGTCCGCGAGCGCCTGCCCCGCGCGGAGCCGCTGCTGCTCGCCGCCGGAGAGCTCGCCCACCGGGCGGTCCGCGAACGACCGCGCGCCGACGGCGTCGATGAGCGCGTCGACGCGGGCGG from Microbacterium sulfonylureivorans includes these protein-coding regions:
- a CDS encoding metal ABC transporter ATP-binding protein, giving the protein MSTARPALEIRDASLRRGDRELWAGLDLTVRPGELIAILGPSGSGKTTLLRAILGLEPLSGGEITVLGEPVRARGNRHVGYLPQSRPLPPDTALRGRDLVTLGVSGHRFGLPFPRRGDAARVDALIDAVGARSFADRPVGELSGGEQQRLRAGQALADEPGLLLCDEPLTSLDLANQQAVIGLIDRHRREKDAAVLLVTHDINPVLSKVDRILYLANGRFTLGTPDEVLNSRVLTDLYGAPVFVLRAGDRLVVVGAPDAEASHHHHADEDHV